One genomic window of Cupriavidus oxalaticus includes the following:
- a CDS encoding amidohydrolase family protein yields MRDTPAAGAASVEPFIDAHQHFWNLAINPYPWLQGETVPNFRYGDYSALRRSYLPEDLARDTAGCAPVKTVHVEAEWARANPVDETAWLTQLAAQTGRPTVIVGHAQLDRGDVEEVLAGHAACAMMRGIRNKPVTAARREDARRGVPGSMDDERWRRGYALLARHGMSFDLQAPWWDLDQAAALARDFPGTQLILNHTGLPADRTEAGLAGWRAAMAELAGQPNVAVKISGLGLPGKPWTQADNVPVIRDAIAIFGAQRCMFASNYPVDSLVASYDTIVAGFRAAIAIYPPEQQRALWHDNAARCYRL; encoded by the coding sequence ATGCGCGACACACCCGCGGCGGGCGCGGCGTCCGTCGAGCCCTTTATCGACGCGCACCAGCATTTCTGGAACCTGGCGATCAACCCGTACCCGTGGCTGCAGGGCGAAACGGTGCCGAACTTCCGCTATGGCGACTATTCGGCGCTGCGCAGGAGCTACCTTCCCGAGGATCTCGCCCGCGATACGGCTGGCTGCGCGCCGGTGAAGACGGTGCATGTCGAAGCCGAATGGGCGCGCGCCAATCCCGTCGACGAGACCGCCTGGCTGACGCAGCTCGCCGCGCAGACGGGACGGCCAACGGTGATCGTCGGCCATGCCCAGCTTGACCGCGGCGATGTCGAGGAAGTGCTGGCAGGCCATGCCGCCTGCGCGATGATGCGCGGCATCCGCAACAAGCCGGTGACCGCGGCGCGGCGCGAGGATGCGCGGCGCGGCGTGCCGGGCTCGATGGACGATGAGCGCTGGCGGCGTGGCTATGCGTTGCTGGCCCGGCATGGCATGTCCTTCGACCTGCAGGCGCCGTGGTGGGACCTGGATCAGGCGGCTGCGCTGGCACGGGATTTCCCGGGCACGCAGCTGATCCTGAACCATACCGGGCTGCCGGCCGACCGCACTGAAGCCGGCCTGGCCGGCTGGCGTGCCGCGATGGCCGAGCTGGCCGGGCAGCCCAATGTCGCCGTGAAGATCTCGGGCCTGGGATTGCCGGGAAAACCCTGGACGCAGGCCGACAATGTGCCGGTGATCCGCGACGCCATCGCCATCTTCGGCGCGCAACGCTGCATGTTCGCCAGCAACTATCCGGTGGACAGCCTGGTGGCAAGCTACGACACCATCGTGGCAGGCTTCCGCGCCGCCATCGCCATCTATCCGCCCGAACAGCAGCGCGCGCTGTGGCACGACAACGCCGCGCGCTGCTATCGCCTGTAG
- a CDS encoding Bug family tripartite tricarboxylate transporter substrate binding protein produces MTISRSLMRRWAMPVAVVLGLPALLGGAATASAETYPSRRIELIVPWQAGGGADVVARALSAAAAKHLPQPIVVINKPGATGSVGLGEVVHAKPDGYKLVLSSSELTFLNYLGLAKFTYQDLVPIARLNADPAAVAVRAEAPWSTIEQFVADARKPDANIRVGNAGQGSAWHMAAAALADKTGAKFNHIPYAGGAPATLALLGGHIDAVTVSTAEVFTHVAAGKLKVLAVMADKRVSGFENVPTLKERNIDLSMGIWRGISAPKGTPPEVIAVLKTAIAKSVQEPVMRQTLEKLHFSTDTYADDVTLQAAMVKESAQFKQLASRISVKE; encoded by the coding sequence ATGACGATTTCACGTTCGCTGATGCGGCGCTGGGCGATGCCCGTGGCCGTGGTGCTGGGGCTGCCGGCCCTGTTGGGCGGCGCGGCCACGGCGAGTGCGGAAACCTACCCCAGCCGGCGCATCGAGCTGATCGTGCCGTGGCAGGCAGGCGGCGGGGCGGACGTGGTAGCGCGCGCGCTGTCCGCCGCGGCCGCGAAACACCTGCCGCAGCCGATCGTCGTCATCAACAAGCCGGGTGCTACCGGCTCGGTAGGCCTGGGCGAAGTGGTCCACGCGAAGCCGGACGGCTACAAGCTGGTGCTGTCGTCCAGCGAGCTGACCTTCCTGAACTACCTCGGGCTGGCCAAGTTCACTTACCAGGACCTGGTCCCCATCGCACGCCTGAACGCGGACCCGGCCGCCGTGGCGGTCCGGGCCGAGGCGCCGTGGAGCACGATCGAGCAGTTTGTCGCCGATGCGCGCAAGCCGGACGCCAATATCCGCGTGGGTAATGCCGGGCAGGGCTCCGCATGGCATATGGCAGCCGCCGCGCTGGCAGACAAGACCGGCGCGAAGTTCAACCATATCCCCTATGCCGGCGGTGCTCCCGCCACGCTCGCGCTGCTGGGCGGGCATATCGACGCGGTCACGGTCAGCACGGCGGAGGTCTTCACGCATGTCGCCGCGGGCAAGCTCAAGGTGCTGGCGGTGATGGCCGACAAGCGGGTCAGCGGCTTCGAGAACGTGCCCACGCTGAAGGAGCGCAATATCGACCTGTCGATGGGGATCTGGCGCGGCATCTCGGCACCGAAGGGCACGCCGCCGGAGGTGATCGCGGTACTGAAGACGGCGATCGCGAAATCCGTGCAGGAGCCGGTGATGCGCCAGACGCTGGAGAAGCTGCATTTCAGCACCGATACCTATGCCGATGACGTGACGCTGCAGGCGGCCATGGTGAAGGAGTCGGCGCAGTTCAAGCAGCTCGCTAGCCGCATCAGCGTCAAGGAGTAG
- a CDS encoding CaiB/BaiF CoA transferase family protein, with protein MNLPLSKIKVLDVSQIMAGPFCCMLLGDMGADVIKVEAPGAGDQTRKSMGFRLKGDDSGGFLALNRNKRSVEIDLKNPAGLEAFYELVRGADVLVENNRPGVAARLKIDYAVLREINPRLVYASISGFGQTGPWSRRPGLDLIAQAMSGVMSVMGHPDAPPVKASVPIADLGAGLFTAYGVLSALMGREHTGQGQYVDASLFETALGLSVWESAEFWGTGDVPVPIGSANRMSAPYQAVRAADRHFVIGAANPKLWAALCEVIERPDLLADPRFTDNAARIRNRAALIPEIEAEFARKPAAQWVDALLAAGVPAAPIFTYDEALASEQAVARDMVLEIDHPVEGRVKALGFPVKLSGTPQQVRYPAPLLGQHTDEVLGEFGLDAATVTRLRAQGAFGAPARAQELERGAA; from the coding sequence ATGAATTTGCCGTTATCGAAAATCAAGGTCCTGGACGTCAGCCAGATCATGGCGGGTCCGTTCTGCTGCATGCTGCTGGGCGACATGGGCGCCGACGTCATCAAGGTCGAAGCGCCGGGCGCCGGCGACCAGACCCGCAAGTCGATGGGCTTCCGGCTCAAGGGCGACGACAGCGGCGGCTTCCTGGCGCTGAACCGCAACAAGCGCAGTGTCGAGATCGACCTGAAGAACCCGGCCGGCCTCGAGGCCTTCTATGAACTGGTGCGCGGCGCCGACGTGCTGGTGGAGAACAACCGTCCGGGCGTGGCCGCTCGCCTGAAGATCGACTATGCGGTGCTGCGCGAGATCAACCCGCGCCTGGTCTATGCCAGCATCTCCGGCTTCGGCCAGACCGGGCCGTGGTCGCGGCGCCCGGGGCTGGACCTGATCGCGCAGGCCATGTCCGGCGTGATGAGCGTGATGGGCCACCCGGACGCGCCGCCGGTCAAGGCCAGCGTGCCGATCGCCGACCTGGGGGCCGGTCTGTTCACCGCCTATGGCGTGCTCAGCGCGCTGATGGGGCGCGAGCATACCGGGCAGGGGCAATACGTGGATGCATCGCTGTTCGAGACGGCGCTGGGGCTGTCGGTGTGGGAGTCGGCCGAGTTCTGGGGCACCGGCGACGTGCCGGTGCCGATCGGCAGCGCCAACCGCATGAGCGCGCCGTACCAGGCGGTGCGGGCCGCCGACCGGCATTTTGTCATCGGCGCGGCCAATCCCAAGCTGTGGGCCGCGCTGTGCGAGGTGATCGAGCGGCCCGACCTGCTTGCCGACCCGCGCTTTACCGACAACGCCGCCCGCATCCGCAACCGCGCCGCGCTGATCCCTGAAATTGAGGCAGAATTCGCGCGCAAGCCGGCGGCGCAGTGGGTCGATGCGCTGCTCGCGGCCGGTGTGCCGGCGGCGCCGATCTTCACCTACGACGAAGCGCTGGCCAGCGAACAGGCGGTGGCGCGGGACATGGTGCTGGAGATCGACCACCCGGTCGAAGGGCGGGTCAAGGCGCTGGGCTTTCCGGTCAAGCTGAGCGGCACGCCGCAGCAGGTGCGCTATCCGGCGCCGCTGCTGGGCCAGCATACCGATGAAGTGCTGGGGGAGTTCGGCCTGGACGCCGCCACCGTCACGCGGCTGCGGGCGCAGGGGGCGTTCGGCGCACCGGCCCGCGCACAGGAACTGGAACGCGGCGCCGCCTGA
- a CDS encoding enoyl-CoA hydratase-related protein, translating to MRQPILIERDAQVATITLNNPDKLNAMDLSMWQGLTEAIQGLSADDTLRCVVLRGAGDKAFAAGADIAEFDTMRANAAQAQQYGVITNATMRAIAECRHPTIALIQGACVGGGLEIASMCDLRICGRSSRFGVPVNRLGLVMSYGELGGLVALAGPATALEIVLEGRVFDADEALHKRLVNRVVADEAVPDEAYAAARRIAAGAPLVARWHKQFVRRLLDPTPLRPEEHAESYACFDTEDFRIGHRAFIDKTRPQFVGR from the coding sequence ATGAGACAACCCATCCTGATCGAGCGCGACGCGCAGGTCGCCACCATCACGCTGAACAATCCGGACAAGCTCAATGCCATGGACCTGTCCATGTGGCAGGGCCTGACCGAAGCCATCCAGGGCCTGTCGGCCGACGACACGCTGCGCTGCGTGGTGCTGCGCGGCGCCGGCGACAAGGCCTTCGCCGCCGGCGCCGACATCGCCGAGTTCGACACCATGCGCGCCAACGCCGCGCAGGCGCAGCAGTACGGCGTGATCACCAACGCCACCATGCGCGCCATCGCCGAATGCCGGCACCCGACCATCGCGCTGATCCAGGGCGCCTGCGTCGGCGGCGGGCTGGAAATCGCGTCGATGTGCGACCTGCGCATCTGCGGCAGGTCGAGCCGCTTCGGCGTGCCGGTCAACCGGCTCGGGCTGGTGATGTCGTATGGCGAACTCGGCGGGCTGGTGGCGCTGGCGGGACCGGCGACCGCGCTGGAAATCGTCCTGGAGGGCCGCGTATTCGATGCCGACGAGGCCCTGCACAAGCGCCTGGTCAACCGCGTGGTGGCAGACGAGGCCGTGCCGGACGAAGCCTACGCGGCGGCACGGCGCATTGCCGCCGGCGCGCCGCTGGTGGCGCGCTGGCACAAGCAGTTCGTGCGCAGGCTGCTCGACCCCACGCCGCTGCGTCCGGAAGAGCATGCCGAGTCCTATGCCTGCTTCGATACCGAGGATTTCCGCATCGGCCACCGCGCCTTCATCGACAAGACCCGGCCGCAGTTCGTGGGCCGTTGA
- a CDS encoding iron-containing alcohol dehydrogenase, with amino-acid sequence MALIHYITQIQIDFGAIGLLAQECERIGITRPLVVTDAGVKAAGIVQRVLEQLRPGCEAVIYDGTPSNPTEAAMREAMRLYGEYRCDGIIAVGGGSPIDLAKGVAVCATHDGPLRQFAAIEGGVARITASTAPVIAIPTTAGTGSEVGRGAVLILDDGRKVGVLSPYLVPRVAICDPELTLGLPPMLTAATGMDAIAHCLETFMAPAFNPPADGIALDGLRRAWLHIERARRDPQDRAARLAMMSASMQGALAFQKGLGCVHSLSHALGGLMPTLHHGTLNAVLLPAVIRFNADAPSMQADDKLGRIAQAMGLPDASAVAPAITGMNRRLGLPAGLREMGVDAALFPRVIDYALADHCHKTNPREASAQDYLALLQASL; translated from the coding sequence ATGGCCCTGATCCACTACATCACCCAGATCCAGATCGACTTCGGCGCGATCGGGCTGCTGGCCCAGGAATGCGAACGCATCGGCATCACGCGCCCGCTGGTGGTCACCGACGCCGGCGTCAAGGCCGCCGGCATCGTGCAGCGCGTGCTGGAGCAGCTGCGCCCCGGCTGCGAGGCGGTGATCTACGACGGCACGCCGTCCAACCCGACCGAAGCCGCCATGCGCGAGGCCATGCGCCTCTATGGCGAGTACCGTTGCGACGGCATCATCGCGGTGGGCGGCGGCTCGCCGATCGACCTGGCCAAGGGAGTGGCGGTCTGCGCCACCCACGACGGCCCGCTGCGCCAGTTCGCCGCGATCGAGGGCGGCGTGGCGCGGATCACGGCGTCCACCGCACCGGTGATCGCGATCCCCACCACGGCCGGCACCGGCAGCGAAGTCGGCCGCGGCGCCGTGCTGATCCTCGACGACGGACGCAAGGTCGGCGTGCTGTCGCCCTACCTGGTGCCGCGCGTGGCGATCTGCGATCCGGAACTGACGCTGGGCCTGCCGCCGATGCTGACGGCGGCCACCGGCATGGATGCCATTGCGCATTGCCTGGAAACGTTCATGGCGCCGGCCTTCAACCCGCCCGCCGACGGCATCGCGCTCGATGGCCTGCGCCGCGCCTGGCTGCATATCGAGCGCGCGCGCCGCGATCCGCAGGACCGTGCCGCGCGCCTGGCCATGATGAGCGCATCGATGCAGGGCGCGCTCGCGTTCCAGAAGGGGCTGGGCTGCGTGCACAGCCTGAGCCATGCGCTGGGCGGGCTGATGCCGACGCTGCACCACGGCACCCTGAACGCCGTACTCCTGCCGGCGGTGATCCGCTTCAACGCCGACGCGCCGTCGATGCAGGCCGATGACAAGCTTGGGCGCATCGCGCAGGCCATGGGACTCCCCGATGCCAGCGCCGTCGCCCCGGCCATCACCGGCATGAACCGGCGCCTGGGCCTGCCCGCGGGCCTGCGCGAGATGGGCGTCGATGCGGCGCTGTTCCCGCGCGTCATCGACTACGCGCTGGCCGACCACTGCCACAAGACCAACCCGCGCGAGGCCAGCGCCCAGGACTACCTGGCGCTGCTGCAGGCGTCCTTGTAA
- a CDS encoding Bug family tripartite tricarboxylate transporter substrate binding protein gives MRRRTLLCAGAAALATPLAAWSQALPTGPIRIIVGFPPGGGTDVMARVIAQQLSALWRVPVIVENRPGAAGVVAAEYTARQAPDGTTLLMTNISNHAIAPSLYPKLGYSVEKDFTPVMLVGVTPNLLICHTGGRARSVADVVALCRSQPGKITFGSSGAGAAQHLALEMFKLRAGVDALHVPYRGSAPMLTDLIGGQIDFSFETMTSATPQIQGGKVVAIAQTRTRRAASYPNVPTLAESGFPGFDAGTWYGLVGPAGLPAPMVQRMNADLNKVLAMPDVAGKLAGFGAEDGGGSAARFAQFIATERAKWARVVKDANVKV, from the coding sequence ATGCGACGTCGCACATTGCTGTGCGCGGGCGCGGCCGCCTTGGCCACGCCGCTGGCAGCCTGGTCCCAGGCACTGCCGACCGGCCCGATCCGCATCATCGTGGGATTCCCGCCCGGCGGCGGCACCGACGTGATGGCGCGCGTGATCGCGCAGCAGCTCTCGGCGCTGTGGCGGGTGCCGGTCATCGTCGAGAACCGGCCAGGCGCCGCCGGCGTGGTCGCCGCCGAGTACACCGCGCGCCAGGCGCCGGACGGCACCACGCTGCTGATGACCAATATCAGCAACCATGCCATCGCACCCAGCCTGTACCCGAAGCTGGGCTACTCGGTGGAGAAGGACTTCACGCCGGTCATGCTGGTCGGCGTCACGCCCAACCTGCTGATCTGCCATACCGGCGGGCGCGCGCGCTCGGTGGCCGACGTGGTCGCGCTGTGCCGCAGCCAGCCGGGCAAGATCACCTTTGGCTCGTCCGGCGCCGGCGCGGCGCAGCACCTGGCGCTGGAGATGTTCAAGCTGCGCGCCGGCGTGGATGCGCTGCACGTGCCGTATCGCGGCTCGGCGCCGATGCTGACCGACCTGATCGGCGGCCAGATCGACTTCAGCTTCGAAACCATGACTTCCGCCACGCCGCAGATCCAGGGCGGCAAGGTGGTGGCGATCGCGCAGACGCGCACGCGCCGCGCGGCCAGTTATCCCAATGTGCCGACGCTGGCGGAATCGGGCTTTCCCGGCTTCGATGCCGGCACCTGGTACGGGCTGGTCGGCCCCGCCGGGCTGCCCGCGCCCATGGTCCAGCGCATGAACGCGGACCTGAACAAGGTGCTGGCGATGCCCGACGTGGCGGGCAAGCTCGCCGGCTTCGGTGCCGAGGACGGCGGCGGCAGCGCGGCGCGCTTCGCGCAGTTCATCGCCACGGAGCGCGCCAAGTGGGCGCGCGTGGTCAAGGACGCTAACGTGAAGGTGTGA
- a CDS encoding fumarylacetoacetate hydrolase family protein — MTRRISVEETLPRDADHALLVGRAWLPGPRGGPVTVVVRGAELFDITATAPTIAGLLALPDCAERVRQATGPSLGLLQDWLDSTCAHGPDPEHRHLLAPNDLQVVKAAGVTFAASLVERVIEERARGDAASAAAVRESVSAIIGTGLAAIRPGSPEAMRIKDVLVAQGLWSQYLEVGIGPDAEIFTKAAPLSSVGTGVDVGLHPASTWNNPEPEVVLAVSPRGEIVGAALGNDVNLRDFEGRSALLLGKAKDNNASCGIGPWIRLCDAHFGIDEIARTEIGLTIEGEDGFVLHGASAMTQISRSPQELVAHAMGAHHQYPDGMMLFCGTLFAPVQDRDAAGAGFTHHPGDRVSISAAHFGGLVNWVRTSDALPPWTFGIGALMDSLARRGLLHPPP, encoded by the coding sequence ATGACACGACGCATCTCGGTTGAGGAAACCCTGCCGCGCGACGCGGACCACGCCTTGCTGGTGGGACGCGCGTGGCTGCCCGGCCCGCGCGGGGGCCCCGTGACGGTAGTCGTGCGCGGCGCGGAATTGTTCGATATCACGGCCACCGCGCCCACGATTGCCGGCCTGCTGGCGCTGCCTGACTGCGCCGAACGCGTGCGGCAGGCCACCGGGCCTTCGCTGGGGCTGCTGCAGGACTGGCTCGACTCGACCTGCGCGCACGGGCCGGACCCGGAGCATCGCCACCTGCTGGCGCCGAACGACCTGCAGGTGGTCAAGGCCGCCGGCGTGACCTTTGCCGCCAGCCTGGTCGAGCGCGTGATCGAGGAGCGCGCGCGCGGCGACGCGGCCAGCGCCGCCGCGGTGCGCGAGAGCGTCAGCGCCATCATCGGCACGGGCCTTGCCGCCATTCGCCCGGGTTCGCCCGAAGCCATGCGCATCAAGGATGTGCTGGTCGCGCAGGGGTTGTGGTCGCAATACCTGGAAGTCGGCATCGGCCCGGACGCGGAGATCTTCACCAAGGCCGCGCCGCTGTCATCGGTGGGCACCGGCGTGGATGTGGGCCTGCATCCGGCATCGACCTGGAACAACCCCGAGCCGGAGGTGGTGCTGGCGGTCTCGCCGCGCGGCGAGATCGTCGGCGCGGCGCTGGGCAACGACGTCAACCTGCGCGACTTCGAAGGCCGCAGCGCACTGCTGCTGGGCAAGGCCAAGGACAACAACGCGTCCTGCGGCATCGGCCCGTGGATCCGGCTGTGCGATGCGCATTTCGGCATCGACGAGATCGCGCGGACCGAGATCGGCCTGACCATCGAAGGCGAGGATGGCTTCGTGCTGCATGGCGCCAGCGCGATGACGCAGATCAGCCGTTCGCCGCAGGAACTGGTGGCGCATGCGATGGGCGCGCACCACCAATACCCCGACGGCATGATGCTGTTCTGCGGCACGCTGTTCGCGCCGGTGCAGGATCGCGACGCAGCTGGCGCCGGCTTTACCCATCACCCGGGCGACCGCGTCAGCATTTCGGCGGCGCACTTCGGCGGCCTGGTGAACTGGGTCCGCACCAGCGACGCGCTGCCGCCGTGGACCTTCGGCATCGGCGCGCTGATGGACAGCCTCGCCCGGCGTGGCCTGCTGCATCCGCCGCCCTGA
- a CDS encoding DctP family TRAP transporter solute-binding subunit produces MKHVIPHIVLAALLSVAGVAQAHAQTPAPVKLRFAHTVPETDSQHLAALAFSKKVRERTQGGVEIQVFANSQLGNDTTLVTGVRSGTIDIGATGNPFVTGLAPRLNVLDLPYQFEDGPSAYKVLDGPVGRSLLEELGAHRIKGLAFWEIGFRSLGNNKRPVSKAEDIRGLKIRTTPNPSHIKAFQLLGASPQPMPFAEVFGALESGAVDGQENPPTLMVSAKMYEVQKYVSMTRHAYTALVVLMNKAKFDGLRPEYQKVLLEEAAAAATYQRKLNADNEAAAIATLRARGVQVNEHPDNAGIRKVVREETRQLFVQKNGDAVLRAMDAQR; encoded by the coding sequence ATGAAACACGTTATCCCGCATATCGTGCTGGCAGCGCTATTGTCCGTTGCCGGCGTGGCACAGGCACACGCACAGACACCGGCACCGGTAAAGCTGCGCTTCGCCCATACCGTTCCGGAAACCGATTCGCAGCACCTGGCCGCACTCGCCTTCAGCAAGAAGGTCAGGGAGCGCACCCAGGGCGGCGTCGAGATCCAGGTCTTTGCCAACAGCCAGCTCGGCAACGACACCACCCTGGTCACCGGCGTGCGCAGCGGCACCATCGATATCGGCGCCACCGGCAATCCCTTTGTCACCGGCCTGGCGCCACGCCTGAACGTGCTCGACCTGCCCTACCAGTTCGAGGACGGCCCCTCGGCCTACAAGGTGCTGGACGGCCCGGTCGGCCGTTCATTGCTGGAAGAACTGGGCGCCCACCGCATCAAGGGCCTGGCCTTCTGGGAGATCGGCTTCCGCAGCCTGGGCAACAACAAGCGACCGGTCAGCAAGGCCGAGGACATCCGCGGCCTGAAGATCCGCACCACGCCCAACCCGTCGCATATCAAGGCCTTCCAGCTGCTGGGCGCGAGCCCGCAGCCGATGCCGTTCGCCGAGGTCTTCGGCGCGCTGGAATCCGGCGCGGTCGACGGCCAGGAGAATCCGCCCACGCTGATGGTCTCGGCCAAGATGTACGAGGTGCAGAAGTACGTGTCGATGACGCGCCACGCCTATACCGCGCTGGTGGTGCTGATGAACAAGGCGAAGTTCGACGGGCTCAGGCCCGAGTACCAGAAGGTGCTGCTGGAAGAGGCCGCTGCCGCCGCCACCTACCAGCGCAAGCTCAACGCCGACAACGAGGCTGCGGCTATCGCCACGCTGCGTGCCAGGGGCGTGCAGGTCAACGAGCATCCCGACAACGCCGGCATCCGCAAGGTGGTGCGCGAGGAGACGCGCCAGCTGTTCGTGCAGAAGAACGGCGACGCCGTGCTGCGCGCCATGGACGCCCAGCGCTAG
- a CDS encoding amidohydrolase family protein → MSALPAAIVDAHHHLWRLGPARYPWLQERYDAAAFFLGDYAALRQDFEPADYLRQWDGLPLAASVHVEAERHADESVAETAWLHQVHARHGFPNAVVAHADFNSDTLAAQLRAHQAFPLVRGVRCKPRTSQSADASVRGQPGTLQDPRWLSGLQRLAGHGLAWDLRVPWWHLEEAAEAIAAVPGLAVVVEHTGLPWDRTEAGLSGWRRGLAALASLPGVHLKLSEFGLPGAAWDRAGNVGVIRQALEIFGWQRCMFASNLPVSGLRASLHEIVNTVAAALEGLPDAAAQAVWHDNAMRFYRIGATARRLR, encoded by the coding sequence ATGTCCGCATTGCCAGCTGCCATCGTCGACGCCCACCACCACCTGTGGCGGCTCGGCCCGGCACGCTATCCCTGGCTGCAGGAGCGGTACGACGCCGCAGCGTTTTTTCTTGGCGACTACGCCGCGCTGCGGCAGGACTTCGAACCGGCCGACTACCTGCGCCAGTGGGACGGCCTGCCCCTGGCCGCCAGCGTCCACGTGGAAGCCGAGCGGCATGCCGACGAATCGGTGGCCGAGACCGCGTGGCTGCATCAGGTCCACGCGCGCCACGGCTTTCCCAATGCGGTAGTCGCGCATGCCGACTTCAACAGCGACACGCTGGCGGCACAGCTGCGCGCGCACCAGGCCTTCCCGCTGGTGCGGGGCGTGCGGTGCAAGCCGCGCACCAGCCAGTCAGCGGATGCCAGCGTGCGCGGCCAGCCCGGCACGCTGCAGGACCCGCGCTGGCTCTCCGGGCTGCAGCGGCTGGCCGGGCATGGCCTGGCGTGGGACCTGCGGGTGCCGTGGTGGCATCTGGAGGAAGCCGCCGAGGCGATCGCCGCGGTGCCGGGGCTTGCCGTGGTGGTGGAACACACCGGCCTGCCGTGGGACCGCACTGAAGCGGGCCTGTCCGGCTGGCGCCGCGGGCTGGCGGCGCTGGCCAGCCTGCCCGGGGTGCACCTGAAGCTGTCCGAGTTCGGCTTGCCGGGCGCGGCATGGGATCGCGCCGGCAATGTCGGCGTCATCCGCCAGGCGCTGGAGATCTTCGGCTGGCAGCGCTGCATGTTCGCCAGCAACCTGCCCGTGTCGGGGCTGCGCGCATCGCTGCATGAAATCGTCAATACCGTCGCCGCGGCGCTGGAAGGCCTGCCCGACGCCGCCGCGCAGGCGGTTTGGCACGACAACGCCATGCGCTTTTACCGGATCGGGGCAACCGCGCGACGCCTGCGCTGA
- a CDS encoding TRAP transporter small permease codes for MNRITLRLIQGAMVAMMAAMIVLVFGNVVLRYVFNSGIAFSEEASRFIFMWLTLTGALLVMHDKAHLGMSTVVSRLGETGQRACRLLADAGALGCCLLLAHGAWQLVAIGMDDRAPVTGVPLGVVYACLLVCSVGMAAMLLHGLWRLASGRMAQHELVPQSGASGE; via the coding sequence ATGAACCGAATTACGCTGCGCCTGATCCAGGGCGCGATGGTCGCCATGATGGCCGCCATGATCGTGCTGGTCTTTGGCAACGTGGTGCTGCGCTACGTCTTCAATTCCGGCATTGCCTTCTCCGAGGAAGCCTCGCGCTTCATCTTCATGTGGCTGACGCTGACCGGCGCCCTGCTGGTGATGCATGACAAGGCCCACCTGGGGATGTCCACCGTGGTATCGCGGCTGGGCGAGACCGGGCAGCGTGCCTGCCGCCTTCTCGCCGACGCGGGCGCGCTGGGCTGCTGCCTGCTGCTGGCCCATGGCGCCTGGCAGCTGGTGGCGATCGGCATGGACGACCGCGCACCCGTCACCGGCGTGCCGCTGGGCGTGGTCTATGCCTGCCTGCTGGTGTGCAGCGTCGGCATGGCGGCGATGCTGCTGCACGGGCTGTGGCGCCTCGCCAGCGGCCGCATGGCGCAGCATGAACTGGTGCCGCAGTCCGGCGCCTCCGGCGAATAA